A window of the Gossypium hirsutum isolate 1008001.06 chromosome A05, Gossypium_hirsutum_v2.1, whole genome shotgun sequence genome harbors these coding sequences:
- the LOC121228908 gene encoding UPF0496 protein At1g20180, whose amino-acid sequence MWARFRAFKIKRGEKEVRDGHKSLNVNDEYLSALRTKSYLEFSSKAQILANESSSSFKFFQLLEPCPDTISSSILKSTILSEMPELKTLILDYFDISAEASKICGHLLTKINQIQRNYHFIQRALDLFDDCYHSPDNMRQVLSDFNSFLALKNPFSNPIKHDFEIINEKYSSILRHLKSKKRKVTRKIKLIKFIHKTSGICLTTACGLLVIIAIVIAAHTLAPLLMAPAILAFVPEKLLKKKKQVLKKLPCLNCGFLRKVGEQLDVAAKGTYILNRDFDTLSRLVSRLNDEVEHKKEMIGVCLERQREDHRFCLQIVKELKKSHGGFWKQLEELEEHVYLCLVTINRVRALVIKEMTASFTQGFRDD is encoded by the exons ATGTGGGCAAGGTTTAGAGCTTTCAAGATCAAAAGAG GTGAAAAAGAAGTGAGAGATGGTCACAAAAGCTTGAATGTAAATGATGAATACCTTAGTGCATTAAGAACCAAATCATACCTAGAATTTTCCTCTAAAGCTCAAATATTAGCCAATGAATCCTCGTCTTCAttcaaattctttcaactcttggAACCCTGTCCCGACACCATATCTTCTTCCATCTTAAAATCTACAATCCTTTCCGAAATGCCCGAACTCAAAACCCTAATCCTCGATTACTTCGATATTAGTGCTGAAGCTTCGAAAATTTGCGGTCATCTCCTCACTAAAATCAACCAAATCCAACGTAATTATCACTTCATTCAACGAGCACTCGATTTGTTTGATGATTGTTATCATTCTCCTGATAACATGAGACAAGTTCTTTCGGATTTCAACTCATTCCTTGCCCTAAAAAACCCATTTTCTAACCCTATCAAACATGATTTCGAGATAATCAATGAAAAATACTCCTCAATATTGCGCCATCttaaatcaaagaaaagaaaggttaCTCGGAAGATAAAGCTGATCAAGTTCATCCACAAAACATCCGGGATTTGTTTAACGACAGCTTGTGGATTGCTAGTAATAATAGCTATAGTTATAGCAGCACATACTCTTGCACCATTGTTAATGGCGCCTGCAATTTTGGCCTTCGTCCCTGAAAAgcttttaaagaagaaaaaacagGTATTGAAGAAACTTCCATGTTTGAATTGTGGGTTCCTTAGGAAAGTTGGGGAGCAACTTGATGTTGCTGCCAAGGGAACTTATATCTTGAATCGGGATTTCGATACTCTGAGTCGGCTGGTTTCTAGGTTAAATGATGAAGTTGAACACAAGAAGGAAATGATAGGGGTTTGTTTGGAGAGGCAAAGGGAAGATCATAGGTTTTGTCTTCAAATCGTGAAGGAGTTGAAGAAGAGCCATGGTGGATTCTGGAAACAGCTGGAGGAGCTTGAAGAACATGTTTATTTGTGCCTTGTAACAATCAATCGAGTGAGGGCATTAGTAATCAAGGAAATGACAGCATCTTTTACACAAGGTTTCAGGGACGACTAG
- the LOC107943196 gene encoding egg cell-secreted protein 1.1 encodes MLSPPTSHPILFCIIIKLLKMANTFKLFSTLTLLFLALPMASSLETSKLTLQSRLNADSPSCWESLTQIQSCTGEVILFFLNGETYLGDSCCHAIHTVSHQCWPNMLETLGYTTEEGDILEGYCDHETYKSPPSVKASVVAPANDMLP; translated from the coding sequence ATGCTATCTCCACCAACATCTCATCCAATCTTGTTCTGCATTATCATCAAGCTTCTAAAAATGGCCAACACTTTCAAGCTTTTTTCAACACTCACTCTTCTGTTTTTAGCCCTGCCAATGGCATCTTCATTGGAAACCTCGAAGCTAACCCTTCAATCTCGACTCAATGCCGACTCCCCGAGTTGCTGGGAATCACTGACCCAGATTCAATCGTGCACTGGAGAAGTCATCTTGTTTTTCCTCAACGGTGAAACCTACCTCGGGGATTCATGCTGCCACGCTATTCATACGGTTAGCCACCAGTGCTGGCCGAACATGCTTGAAACACTAGGGTATACCACGGAAGAAGGTGACATACTTGAAGGATACTGTGATCATGAAACTTACAAGTCTCCCCCGTCTGTGAAGGCTAGCGTGGTTGCTCCGGCGAATGATATGCTTCCTTAA
- the LOC121229056 gene encoding citrate-binding protein gives MKASNCYKLFIIVVIFCLKDHWFICGADPTDGFTRVPLTDENFDLQKPYNIPLSQRYNYSDGIRSFWVYNKDKSFKPDSNTRPRTEVRIKGHDYSSGIWQFEGYAFVPTGTSGVTIVQIHGAAEGATTLQLRIYNGNMRYYRYNLVATDLYDKWFRVNVIHDVGKGKITVFIDGEEKFVVNDQGPGHLYFKCGVYAAPAKSSNFMESRWRDIKLFKK, from the exons ATGAAGGCTTCCAATTGCTACAAactttttattattgttgttattttttGTTTGAAAGATCATTGGTTTATTTGTGGTGCGGATCCTACCGATGGGTTCACTCGTGTGCCATTGACAGATGAGAATTTCGATTTACAGAAACCGTATAATATACCACTTTCTCAACGTTATAATTACTCCGATGGTATTCGTAGTTTTTGGGTCTACAATAAAGATAAGTCCTTCAAACCTGACAGTAACACTAGACCTCGCACAGAAGTACGTATAAAG GGACATGACTATTCGTCTGGAATTTGGCAATTTGAAGGCTATGCTTTCGTCCCAACAGGGACATCCGGGGTGACCATAGTGCAAATTCATGGCGCTGCTGAAGGAGCAACGACGCTGCAACTGCGGATTTACAATGGAAACATGAGGTATTATCGGTACAACCTGGTGGCCACGGATCTGTACGACAAGTGGTTTCGAGTGAATGTGATCCATGATGTAGGCAAAGGGAAGATCACTGTTTTCATTGATGGAGAAGAGAAGTTTGTGGTGAACGATCAAGGACCCGGTCACTTGTATTTCAAATGTGGCGTTTATGCTGCACCTGCTAAATCTAGCAACTTCATGGAATCTAGGTGGAGGGATATTAAGCTTTTCAAAAAATGA